In Amycolatopsis endophytica, the following are encoded in one genomic region:
- a CDS encoding enoyl-CoA hydratase-related protein: MTTEDVLLTADADGVRTVTLNRPHAYNSLTVELKERLLASLREASADPAVRAVVLTGSGKAFCAGQDLKEHVGLLQAGDPAPLRTVQDHYNPIVRTLVEMPKPVIAAVNGPAAGAGAAFAYAADLRIAASSANFLMAFANVGLGPDSGASWTLQRLVGYGRAAELMLLARTVGAEEAQSLGLVTEVVPDEELAGRAQALAAKLASGPTISYAKIKQVLTVAAEGTLEDALAAEDAAQTVLGSTADHREAVEAFVAKRKPDFQGK; this comes from the coding sequence GTGACGACCGAGGACGTGCTGCTGACCGCCGACGCCGACGGCGTGCGCACCGTGACGCTCAACCGCCCCCATGCCTACAACTCGCTCACCGTCGAGTTGAAGGAACGCCTGCTGGCGTCGTTGCGCGAGGCGTCGGCCGACCCGGCGGTGCGCGCGGTCGTGCTGACCGGGTCCGGCAAGGCGTTCTGCGCGGGCCAGGACCTCAAAGAGCACGTCGGGCTGCTGCAGGCGGGCGATCCGGCGCCGCTGCGGACGGTGCAGGACCACTACAACCCGATCGTCCGGACCCTCGTCGAGATGCCCAAGCCGGTGATCGCCGCGGTCAACGGCCCGGCCGCCGGGGCAGGGGCCGCCTTCGCCTACGCCGCCGACCTGCGGATCGCCGCGTCGTCGGCGAACTTCCTGATGGCCTTCGCGAACGTCGGGCTCGGGCCGGACTCGGGCGCGTCCTGGACGCTGCAGCGGCTGGTCGGCTACGGCAGGGCGGCCGAGCTGATGTTGCTCGCACGCACTGTCGGGGCCGAGGAGGCGCAGTCGCTGGGCCTGGTCACCGAGGTCGTGCCGGACGAGGAGCTGGCCGGCCGGGCACAGGCGCTCGCGGCGAAACTCGCCTCCGGGCCGACGATCAGCTACGCCAAGATCAAGCAGGTCCTGACCGTCGCCGCGGAGGGCACTCTGGAGGACGCCCTCGCCGCGGAGGACGCGGCGCAAACGGTGCTCGGCTCGACGGCCGACCACCGGGAGGCGGTCGAAGCCTTCGTCGCCAAGCGCAAGCCCGACTTCCAGGGCAAGTAG
- a CDS encoding DNA-3-methyladenine glycosylase I, giving the protein MTELVGSDGVSRCPWGNSAPDYAEYHDTEWGVPLHGQDALYERLCLEAFQSGLSWITILRKREGFRRAFAGFVPERVAEFGDDDVERLMADASIVRNRAKILAAITNARAITTLDQPLDELLWSFAPSGKRRRPETSADVPAITPESTAMAKTLKKRGFAFVGPTTCYALMQATGMVDDHLATCFRAS; this is encoded by the coding sequence ATGACGGAACTGGTCGGCAGCGACGGGGTGTCGCGCTGCCCGTGGGGGAACTCGGCCCCGGACTACGCCGAGTACCACGACACGGAGTGGGGCGTGCCGCTGCACGGACAGGACGCGCTGTACGAGCGGCTGTGCCTGGAGGCGTTCCAGTCGGGGCTGTCGTGGATCACGATCCTGCGCAAGCGGGAGGGTTTCCGGCGCGCCTTCGCCGGGTTCGTGCCGGAGAGGGTGGCCGAGTTCGGTGACGACGACGTCGAACGCCTGATGGCCGACGCGTCCATCGTGCGGAACCGGGCGAAGATCCTGGCCGCCATCACCAACGCACGCGCGATCACGACGCTCGACCAGCCCCTCGACGAGCTGCTGTGGTCGTTCGCGCCGTCCGGGAAGCGACGGCGGCCGGAGACGTCGGCCGACGTCCCGGCGATCACCCCGGAGTCGACGGCGATGGCGAAGACGCTGAAAAAGCGCGGGTTCGCCTTCGTCGGCCCCACGACCTGCTACGCGCTCATGCAGGCCACCGGCATGGTCGACGACCACCTGGCCACCTGCTTCCGCGCGTCCTGA
- a CDS encoding SRPBCC family protein encodes MIDLVLSVDVHAGAGTTWLALTDWERQHEWMLGTHVEVTEGDGRSVGSKLSAFTGVRGVGVTDPMEITSWEPPVRCTVRHLGGVVKGTGAFHVHAKGAHRSTFVWSESLVPPLGPAGQLGWPVVKPAFVVGLRYSLKRFAKFAESYSVGQV; translated from the coding sequence ATGATCGATCTGGTCCTGTCCGTGGACGTGCACGCGGGCGCGGGCACCACGTGGCTGGCGCTGACCGACTGGGAACGCCAGCACGAGTGGATGCTGGGCACGCACGTGGAGGTCACCGAGGGCGACGGCCGCAGCGTCGGGTCGAAGCTGAGCGCGTTCACCGGGGTCCGCGGGGTCGGCGTCACCGATCCGATGGAGATCACCAGCTGGGAGCCGCCGGTGCGGTGCACGGTGCGGCACCTGGGCGGGGTCGTGAAGGGCACCGGCGCGTTCCACGTGCACGCGAAGGGCGCGCACCGTTCGACGTTCGTCTGGTCGGAGAGCCTGGTGCCGCCGCTGGGGCCCGCGGGGCAGCTGGGGTGGCCGGTCGTGAAACCGGCTTTCGTGGTCGGGCTGAGGTATTCGCTGAAACGGTTCGCGAAGTTCGCGGAGAGCTACTCGGTGGGGCAGGTATGA
- a CDS encoding DivIVA domain-containing protein translates to MTTALIYLVIMLLVAAVVFLLAAVVFGRGEELAPLPPGSSPTRLPVRDISGDDVQKVRFQLVLRGYKMSEVDWVMRRLGTEIDTLRERVAELESERQTSG, encoded by the coding sequence GTGACGACCGCCCTGATCTACCTCGTGATCATGCTGCTCGTGGCGGCGGTGGTGTTCCTGCTGGCCGCTGTCGTGTTCGGCCGCGGCGAGGAGCTCGCGCCGCTGCCGCCGGGCAGCTCGCCGACGCGGCTGCCGGTCCGCGACATCTCCGGCGACGACGTGCAGAAGGTGCGCTTCCAGCTGGTGCTGCGCGGGTACAAGATGTCCGAAGTGGACTGGGTGATGCGCAGACTCGGCACCGAGATCGACACGCTGCGTGAGCGGGTGGCCGAACTCGAGTCGGAACGGCAGACGTCGGGATGA
- a CDS encoding glucosyl-3-phosphoglycerate synthase, which yields MDTGWFARRTWQEPGFDPGELVRAKAGRTVSVVLPALDEEETVGDVVSSVRPLVGTLVDELVVVDSGSTDATIKVAAEAGARVVRREDVLPGLEPLPGKGEVLWRSLAATSGGLVVFLDSDLVDPDPGFVPALLGPLLLAEGVHLVKGFYRRPLRLESAEEGTGGGRVTELLARPVLSALRPALSSVVQPLGGEYAATREFLESVPFAAGYGVEIGLLLDAEARYGMDGLAQVNLGVRKHRNRSLQQLGVMARQILGTALARCGIDAGGSGELTQFVPEAGAWVPRNTDVLVADRPPMRSRDEPRPGVPGF from the coding sequence ATGGATACCGGCTGGTTCGCGCGACGCACCTGGCAGGAACCCGGCTTCGACCCCGGTGAGCTGGTCCGGGCGAAGGCGGGCCGCACCGTGTCGGTGGTGCTGCCCGCGCTCGACGAGGAGGAGACCGTGGGCGACGTGGTCTCCTCGGTGCGGCCGCTGGTCGGCACGCTCGTCGACGAGCTGGTGGTCGTCGACTCCGGCTCGACGGACGCCACGATCAAGGTCGCCGCCGAGGCCGGCGCCCGCGTGGTGCGGCGAGAGGACGTCCTGCCCGGCCTGGAGCCGCTGCCCGGCAAGGGCGAGGTGCTGTGGCGGTCACTGGCCGCCACGAGCGGGGGCCTCGTGGTGTTCCTCGACTCCGATCTGGTCGATCCGGACCCCGGGTTCGTGCCGGCCCTGCTCGGCCCGTTGCTGCTGGCCGAGGGTGTGCACCTGGTCAAGGGCTTCTACCGGCGGCCGCTGCGGCTGGAATCGGCCGAGGAGGGCACCGGCGGCGGCCGGGTCACCGAGCTGCTCGCCCGCCCGGTGCTGTCCGCGCTGCGGCCCGCGTTGTCGTCGGTGGTCCAGCCGCTCGGCGGCGAGTACGCGGCCACGCGGGAGTTCCTCGAATCGGTGCCCTTCGCCGCCGGGTACGGGGTCGAGATCGGCCTGCTGCTCGACGCCGAGGCCCGTTACGGCATGGACGGGCTCGCGCAGGTCAACCTCGGTGTCCGCAAGCACCGGAACCGGTCGCTGCAACAGCTGGGCGTCATGGCGCGGCAGATCCTCGGGACGGCGCTGGCCCGGTGCGGGATCGACGCGGGCGGCTCCGGGGAGCTGACCCAGTTCGTGCCGGAGGCGGGCGCGTGGGTGCCGCGGAACACCGACGTCCTGGTCGCCGACCGGCCGCCGATGCGCTCGCGGGACGAACCGCGGCCGGGTGTGCCAGGATTTTGA
- a CDS encoding lysophospholipid acyltransferase family protein yields the protein MLYQLIRLASVPVVKGIYRPEVRGAERVPEHGPVILAPNHRAAIDTTVLSLVSPRRVRFLGKAEYFTGKGVRGRLMAAFLDALGFVPVERGNAKAGLAALESGRKVLDDGGVFGIYPEGTRSLDGRLHRGHTGVGSLALATGAKVVPVALTGTEKVQPIGKLMPRVAKVTVEFGEPLDFSRYAGLEASPAIRRAVTDEVMYAIAELSGQEYVDKYHKRPGEAA from the coding sequence GTGCTGTACCAGCTGATCCGTCTCGCGTCCGTTCCGGTGGTCAAGGGGATCTACCGGCCGGAGGTCCGCGGCGCGGAGAGGGTGCCCGAGCACGGCCCCGTCATTCTGGCCCCCAACCACCGCGCGGCGATCGACACGACGGTGTTGTCGCTGGTCAGCCCACGGCGGGTGCGGTTCCTCGGCAAGGCCGAGTACTTCACCGGCAAGGGTGTCCGGGGCCGGTTGATGGCCGCGTTCCTCGACGCGCTCGGGTTCGTGCCGGTCGAGCGCGGCAACGCCAAGGCCGGACTGGCGGCGCTGGAGTCGGGCCGCAAGGTGCTCGACGACGGTGGCGTCTTCGGCATCTACCCGGAGGGCACGCGCTCCCTCGACGGACGGCTGCACCGCGGGCACACCGGCGTCGGATCGCTCGCGCTGGCCACCGGCGCGAAGGTCGTTCCGGTGGCGCTGACCGGCACCGAAAAGGTCCAGCCGATCGGCAAGCTGATGCCGCGCGTGGCGAAGGTCACCGTCGAGTTCGGGGAGCCGCTGGACTTCTCGCGGTACGCCGGGCTGGAGGCATCACCCGCGATCCGCCGGGCTGTCACCGACGAGGTGATGTACGCGATCGCGGAGCTGTCGGGGCAGGAGTACGTGGACAAGTACCACAAGCGCCCCGGCGAGGCCGCGTAG
- a CDS encoding LOG family protein, which produces MKRICVFCGSSAGGDAVYTDAATGLGKLLAERGIGLVYGGASVGLMGAVANGALQAGGEVIGVIPEHLKRVEIAHHDLSELIVTADMHERKAKMAELADAFLALPGGAGTLEELAEVWTWAQLGLHGKPIGLVDVAGYYRPFGEFIDHMVTEKFLREQHRDLIFVDEDPAVLLDSFSAYEAPDIAKWQ; this is translated from the coding sequence GTGAAGCGGATCTGTGTGTTCTGTGGTTCGTCCGCGGGCGGTGACGCGGTCTACACCGACGCGGCCACCGGACTGGGCAAGCTGCTCGCCGAGCGGGGCATCGGACTCGTCTACGGCGGCGCGAGCGTCGGCCTGATGGGCGCGGTCGCCAACGGCGCGCTGCAGGCGGGCGGCGAGGTGATCGGCGTCATCCCCGAGCACCTCAAGCGGGTCGAGATCGCCCACCACGACCTGTCGGAGCTGATCGTCACCGCCGACATGCACGAACGCAAGGCGAAGATGGCCGAGCTGGCCGACGCGTTCCTCGCCCTGCCCGGTGGCGCGGGGACGCTGGAGGAGCTGGCCGAGGTCTGGACCTGGGCCCAGCTGGGACTGCACGGCAAGCCCATCGGCCTGGTAGACGTGGCCGGGTACTACCGCCCGTTCGGCGAGTTCATCGACCACATGGTGACGGAGAAGTTCCTGCGGGAGCAGCACCGGGACCTGATCTTCGTCGACGAGGACCCGGCGGTGCTGTTGGATTCCTTCTCGGCTTATGAGGCGCCGGACATCGCCAAGTGGCAGTAG
- a CDS encoding LOG family protein, with protein sequence MDGTSEYPERPREKQRGPVVLRRERRIEPTTTDQRLLDSRGPSDWVHTDPWRVMRIQAEFVEGFGALAEVPRAVTVFGSARTPREHPEYELGRKIGSGLANAGFAVITGGGPGAMEAVNRGASEAGGLSIGLGIELPFEQGLNPWVDLGVNFRYFFTRKTMFIKYAQAFICLPGGFGTLDELFEALTLVQTKKVTKFPVVLFGRSYWGGLYDWVRDSVHAQGKIGDRDLALLHLTDDVDEAVAMVEEAYKAWEDTH encoded by the coding sequence GTGGACGGAACGTCCGAGTATCCCGAGCGCCCGCGGGAAAAGCAGCGTGGGCCGGTCGTGCTGCGCCGGGAGCGCCGCATCGAACCGACCACCACCGACCAGCGACTTCTGGACTCGCGCGGGCCGAGCGACTGGGTGCACACCGACCCGTGGCGGGTCATGCGCATCCAGGCCGAGTTCGTCGAGGGCTTCGGGGCGCTGGCCGAGGTGCCGCGCGCGGTCACCGTGTTCGGGTCGGCGCGCACCCCGCGGGAGCACCCCGAGTACGAGCTGGGCCGCAAGATCGGCTCCGGACTGGCGAACGCCGGGTTCGCGGTGATCACCGGTGGCGGTCCGGGTGCGATGGAGGCGGTCAATCGCGGCGCGTCCGAGGCCGGCGGGCTGTCGATAGGGCTGGGCATCGAGCTGCCGTTCGAGCAGGGGCTCAACCCGTGGGTCGATCTGGGTGTGAACTTCCGGTATTTCTTCACCCGCAAGACGATGTTCATCAAGTACGCGCAGGCGTTCATCTGCCTGCCCGGTGGTTTCGGCACACTGGACGAGCTCTTCGAGGCGCTCACCCTGGTCCAGACCAAGAAGGTGACGAAGTTCCCGGTGGTCCTCTTCGGACGGTCCTACTGGGGCGGGCTCTACGACTGGGTCCGGGACTCGGTGCACGCCCAGGGCAAGATCGGTGACCGGGACCTGGCGCTGCTGCACCTGACCGACGACGTCGACGAAGCGGTGGCCATGGTCGAGGAGGCCTACAAGGCATGGGAGGACACCCACTAA
- the dapE gene encoding succinyl-diaminopimelate desuccinylase, which yields MTTLDLHADPVDLTAALVDIQSVSGNEGAIADAVQAALRGQAGHLEVVRNGDAVLARTNLGRPSRVVLAGHLDTVPVNENLPVRREGSGDDEVLHGLGTVDMKGGDAVFLHLAATVAEPRHDVTFVFYDCEEVEAVRNGLGRIEREMPDWLAGDLAIVGEPSNAVIEAGCQGTMRVELRLGGKRAHTARAWMGVNAIHALGEPLRRLEAYQARVVDIDGLTYREGLQAVRVSGGVAGNVVPDEAVLAVNFRFAPDRGAEEAEKHVREVFDGYDLSVVDLSPAALPGLTAPATAELVRAAGGTAAAKLGWTDVARFAARGMAAVNFGPGDPTLAHTREEHVAAGEIRQVTRVLRDFLGQ from the coding sequence ATGACCACTCTCGACCTGCACGCCGACCCGGTCGACCTGACCGCCGCGCTGGTGGACATCCAGAGCGTCTCCGGAAACGAGGGAGCGATCGCCGACGCCGTCCAAGCGGCGCTGCGAGGGCAGGCCGGGCACCTCGAGGTGGTGCGCAACGGCGACGCGGTGCTGGCCCGCACGAACCTCGGGCGGCCCTCCCGGGTGGTGCTCGCCGGTCACCTGGACACGGTGCCGGTCAACGAGAACCTGCCGGTGCGCCGCGAGGGTTCCGGTGACGACGAGGTGCTGCACGGGCTCGGCACGGTCGACATGAAAGGCGGTGACGCGGTGTTCCTGCACCTCGCGGCCACCGTCGCCGAGCCGCGTCACGACGTGACGTTCGTCTTCTACGACTGCGAGGAGGTCGAGGCCGTCCGCAACGGTCTCGGCCGGATCGAGCGGGAGATGCCGGACTGGCTCGCGGGTGATCTGGCGATCGTCGGCGAACCGTCGAACGCCGTGATCGAGGCGGGTTGCCAGGGCACGATGCGGGTCGAGCTGCGGCTGGGCGGGAAGCGCGCGCACACCGCGCGGGCGTGGATGGGCGTCAACGCGATCCACGCGCTCGGCGAGCCGCTGCGGCGGCTGGAGGCATACCAGGCGCGGGTCGTCGACATCGACGGACTGACCTATCGCGAGGGCCTGCAGGCGGTGCGGGTCTCCGGCGGCGTGGCGGGCAATGTCGTCCCGGACGAGGCGGTGCTCGCGGTCAACTTCCGGTTCGCCCCGGACCGCGGCGCCGAAGAGGCCGAAAAACACGTGCGCGAGGTGTTCGACGGCTATGACCTGTCCGTTGTGGACCTTTCACCGGCCGCGCTGCCCGGGCTGACCGCGCCGGCGACGGCCGAACTGGTCCGGGCGGCGGGCGGCACGGCGGCCGCGAAGCTGGGGTGGACGGACGTCGCGCGGTTCGCCGCGCGGGGTATGGCCGCGGTGAACTTCGGCCCCGGTGACCCCACGCTCGCGCACACCCGCGAAGAGCACGTCGCGGCCGGTGAGATCCGGCAGGTCACGCGCGTGCTGCGGGACTTCCTGGGCCAGTAA